The genomic window GACAGACCGGCTAGTTTGCTATCGTCAAATAGGCCCATGCCTTGAGCTGTTTCTCTGGGATTTATACCCTACTTCTCGGCATTACTCAAGGTGCATTAAGCCTTTTTCTTGCCACTGGTGGGGAGGATTTTGCATCTAGTAAGCGGTTTTATCGTCTCAATCACGTGCATTAAATGGACAATTCTCCTGAAGATCGACAGAAGGCTCCTCCAAAGCCTTGGCCTATGCGTTATATTGTGATAGCAATAGTGGTGTTTGTACTTTCCTTCAACCTCTATCTGCTACTGGCAAACTAGTTGACTGCCGGTGAACCGCTTAGGTTCAAAAAAACTTACTGGCCCGGAAGGATGATCTTGTAATTGGCCACGATGACGCCGCTGGTGAGCGCGCCCATGATGCCGATACCCGCCTGGTCATTTCCGATGACGAAGAGGCCTGGCAGAGGCGTTCCCCCGTCGAAGGACTTTACGCTGCCGCCGTAGATACCGCCGTTGAGATGGCTGGTGTAGTGCACCACGGTTTTCGGGGTGAGCGATTCGTGGTGCGCGGCGGGCTCATCCAGCAGTCCGGGGAAGCGGGCGGTCAGCTCGCCGAGCATTTTTTCCTCCAGGCGGTTTTTCTCGTGCTGGTAGGTCTCCGCGTCGAGCCCGAGCCAGTGGGTGCCGCTCTGGAAACACCCGATTTTCAGGTGATGGACGGATGGAGCTTCAGCAAAGGCGTAGTTGTCGGAGGCGGCCAGCGTGAGGTGGAAGTACTCCTGGCGGCCCTCCGGGGCGCGCCAGTGGAACTCCGGCTCCAGCGAGACCATGAGCAGGGTGCGGTCCACGCCCAACTGATCCAGCGGGCGGTTCATGGCCACCACGGTCTCGAAAACGGACAAATCCCCGCTGCGGCCCCAGGTTTCTCCGGCGAGGAGCCCGGTCTCGGCCAGCCCAGCCGAGGATAGGCAGGCTCCGGCCTCGATTTGGGTGCCGTCGGCTAACTCGACGCCCCGGAAGCGCCCGTCCTCGGAAAGGATACGGGCCACGCGACGGCGGAACTTCAGTTCGCCTCCGAGAGACTTGAAGCGGGCGATGAGCAGGTCGAGGACGTGCTTGATATCGGGGGGAGAGCCGCAGCCCTCCAGAAAGATCGAACGGAAGACAGTCCCGAAGGTGGCGGCGTCGATCTGTCCTTCGCGGTAGCCGCCGTAGATGTAGACCGGCATTTCGAGCAGGTCGATCAGGTGCGGGTCGTTGAAGTATTCGCCCAAAAGCTCGCGGCTGCCGGCGCGTTGAAGGGTGGGGGCGTCCTGGGGCTTTTTCAGGTCTTCACAAAAGCGGTCGAAGGCGCCGATCTCGGCGGGGAACTTGTCCCGAACGGAGCCGCGGAGGATTTCCAGATCGTTGCCGAAGAGCAGTTCCCCGGCCGGGGTCTGGAGCGCGGAGGGGTGCTTGGGCGGGGCGAGCCGAAAGTCCCGCGCGTCGATCCCGAGGTTGCGGCAGATCAGCCCAAAGCCCCAGCGGCGGTTTCGGGCGTTGAAATTGGTGACGGTATGCAGGCCGCTGTTGTAGAGCTGCCCCTTGCCCCGGAAGTAGTAGGAGTTGAGCCCGCCCGGCAGGACGTGCGACTCCAGGATCAGCACGCGCTTCTGGAACTGCGCCAGTCGGATACCGGCAGAGAGCCCGGCAAAACCGGCTCCGATGATAATCGTATCATATCGCTCAGCCAAGCGGACGCCTTCGGGATGAGGGGTGGTAAAAACCTGTCGTGGCCGGGCTGAGCCGGTGACGGGCGCGGCCTAGGCCTTGAGCGCGGCGAACTTCGGTTCGAGATAGTCGGCGCAGCTGTCGAGGGAGGCCAGCTTCGGGTAGTCCTCTTCGGGGACTTCGATGCCGTGCTGTTTGCGCAGTTCCATCACGATGTCGAGGAAGTCCATCGAATCCAGGTCGAGCTGGTCGCGCAGGCGCACCTCGGGCTTGACGTCCGAGAGGTCTTCGTCGGGCGCGATTTCTGCGATAATATCCAGCACGATCTGCTTGATTTCGTCTTTGGTCATGTTCCTAAGGTCAATTTACTGGGTGGCCGCGTCGTATCGTTTGATGATGAGGGCGGAGTTGATTCCGAGCATACCGAAAGAGTTGTTCAGGATGCTGTCAATCCTGCCCGCCTTTTTGGGCTCGTTGAGGACCAGCGTGGGAAATTCGCAGGACGGGTCAAGATTATCCACATTGATCGTCGGGTGGACGACACCGTCGTCGAAGGAGGGGAGGTTCCCGGCCAGTTCGAGCGCTCCGGCTGCGCCCATGGCGTGCCCGATAAAGCTTTTGGTGTTGTTGACCCAGGTGTTTTCGCAGCCGCCGAAGACCTCACGCACGGCGGTCATTTCCTGAATATCGCCCTGTTTGGTGGCGGTGGCGTGGGTGTTGACGATGGAAATATCTCCCGGCTCCATCCCGGCGCGTGCGAGCGCCTGGCGCATGCACTGGGCCTGCCGCTCGGGGTTGGGCAGGACGGCGTCGGTCGCGTCCGAGTTGATGCACCACCCGGCGATCTCGCCGTAGATCGTCGCGCCGCGGGCGAGGGCATCCTCCAGTCGCTCAACGACATAGATGCAGCCGCCTTCGGAGACGACGATGCCGTTGCGGTCCTGGTCGAAGGGACGGGAAGCCTTGTTCGGGTCTTCGTGGACGGCGAGTGCGCCCTGATTTTTGAACCCGGCGAAAATGCCGAAAGTGTGAATGCTCTCGCTGATGCCGCCGGCCAGGGCGAGGTCGCACTCGCCGAGCATGAGCATCTGGGCGGCCTGGATGAGTCCGGCGTTACCGGCGGCGCAGGCCGCGCCGATGGTGTAGTGGGGGCCGGTGATGCCGAGGTTCATCGTCACCTCCCCGGCGGGGTTGTTGGCGACGGTGCGGGGGTTGTGGTGGTGCGTCCAGAACTTCGTGTCGTAGTTGAACTGCGAGATGTTGAAGATTTCGTTCTCGGTCTCGACATTGCCGTGCTCGGTGATCCCGAGGTACACGCCGATGCGGCTCTTGTCCAGACTGTCGAGGTCCAGGCCGCTGTCGGCCACGGCCTCGCGGGCGCAGTAGATGGCAATGCTTCCTGCACGGGTCCCGTTGCGCAGTTCCTTGCGCTTCTGGTACTTGAGCGGGTCGAAGTCGCAGACCCCTGCGTGGACCTGCCCCATGTGGCGGATCTCGATGTTCTGGAGGCGGGCCACGCCGTCCAGCAGGTTCTGGCGGTACTCGGACAGGGTATTGCCGTTGGGGGCGGTCAACCCCAGACCGGTGATAACAATACGGGTGCTCTGTTGCATGAAATGGATGGGAAACCAACCAGATTAACAAAATCCCCCCCCGCGTGAAGGCCAAAATGCCCCGGATAGTCCATCGCGTCGGTTTGCCCGGTCCGTCGGCGTCCTTTTTGCCCAACCGTAACGCTTTTTTGCTTCACCTGTCGGCCCTTGGCCGTGATAGTGCATGCGATGCGCCGCCACCGCCTGTTTTATCTCTTTACCATTGTCCTGGCCTTGGGCGCGAGTGCTAACGCTTCGGCCCAGACTGTGCCGACGTATCTCCCCGCCGACAACAACCCCGCCGATGGAATTGTCAGCGAAGTGGAGTTTACCGCCTACTGTGATGCCTGGCGCAAGGGGTTGGACTGGCCGGAGCACGGCGGGCCGGTCCCGGTGGATTTTGTGACGCGCACGGCCTGGATTTTCTGGGAGTACGACGGCTACTACGAGGTGGATGTCGAGGGCGACCCCGGCAACTCTGGCACTTACAGCGGGAGTGTCACTTTAACCTCCGATTCACTACAAGGCCTTTTGCCGATTGGTCCGACGCTGATCGCAACGGAGGTTTACTGGCGCTCGGCCCGTATTTATTTTTCCGTGAACGCACCGGTAAATACCTATGCCTGCGCGGTGGAGATGGCCGTCCCGGCCGGATGGAACCGCCTGTTCGACGATGAGCGGGTAAGCACGGTCAACGATCTGGACGCCATGCCCAACGGTACTGTGGGTGCCGAGGGGCGAATCGTTCGCTGGGGCCCGTACCGTACGGGCGACATCCCTGATTACCTCGGGTTCGGGGTCATAGCGATGGACGGAACGATTCTGCCGGATGTGAGCGGGTTGGAAGCGACCGTTTCCTTTGACGGTAGTCTTGAAACTGTGACGGATTTTCAGGCCGAAAAGCCCTGGCTGAGTATCATTATCGGGACAGACAGCGCGGGAGAGGATCCCGGCTTGCGCCTTGATGGTCCGCTGCTGGAGCGGGCCCTGGCCGGGCGGGCCAATCGTCCCAGCGACGAATTTGCCCCGGTCTTTGAACGTTTTTCGGACGAGTCGGGCACATCTTGGATGCGCTGCACGGTAGTCCGCGACGTGATTTATCCGGAAATGGCCTTCATCGTCCAGCGGACGACAGATTTCAGCCAATGGCAGGCCGTCGAAGTCGAGTGGCTGCTGAAGGCGCAGGACGGGCGTTATCTGACTTTTGAAACAGAGTTTCCGTGCGTCGGTGGCCCGGAGGTTTACCGTGTGCAGGTGGAGGAAAACAGCGTTGATGTTGCCGGTCTGGTGCGGGGCTTTGTGGACAATTCTTCCCTTACGCTGGACGACTGGGTGTTGGGAGGCGGCTTCGAGTTCGGTGGCAGCCTTGATTGGACCTATTATTTCAATGGAGATGGCTCGCTGACTCTGATGTCGGTTGGAGCTTATGATCCGACCCTTTCTGATCCGCTATATGAAGCGTATTTCCCGAACGACGGTAACGGCCTCTGGGATTACGAGGTGGTCGTGATCAATGCCAGCAGGAGCAGCGGGGCGTTCTTGGAACTGCTCGACGAGCATCAGGCTGTGATTTACAACCAGTTCCTTGCGACCGAGGCCGCGCAGTACGCGCAGGCATACGGGCTGGAGCTGTACACGCTCAGTGACGGCAACCTGCTCCTGATGACCTCAGGCGAACTGGCCAATGCGCCGTCTTCGCTCCGGGGCCTGATCGTCGAAGGTTGACCGGGGAGGGAAGGGTATCCCCCCCGTTCCTCATAAAAAGCAGCCTGGCCCGGCGAGCGTAGCTTATTTGTGCAGCGGCGGCTCCAGCAGGGTCATTTCGGCGGTGTGGCCGCGCAGCTCGACGCGCAGCGGCAGCTCGGACTCGTCACTGAGCAGGGCTGAGCCAATGGGCTGGTTGCGGACCGGGGAAAGCGTCCCCGAAAGCACCTTGCCGACGACCTTGTTCTCGGCGTCAAGCACCTCGGTGCCTTCACGGGCGATGCGGCGGCCCTCCAGTGTGAAAAAACGTACCCGCGGCAGGTTGGCGTCCATGGCCTGTTCGCCGAGGGCTTCGCGCCCGGTGAAGTGCGGCTTGTCCAGCTTTACCGCCCAGCCCAGTCCGGCTATGATGGGCGTGATCGTCTCGCTCAGTTCATGTCCGTAGAGCGGGAAACCGGCCTCCAGTCGAAGGCTGTCGCGTGCCCCCAGCCCGCACCACTGCGCCCCGAAGGGCTCTCCGGCAGCAGTCAGGAGCTTGGCCAGGGCGAGGGTGTCGCCGGCGGCGCAGAAAACTTCAAAGCCATCCTCTCCGGTGTAGCCGGTGCGCGAGAGCCGACACTCAAGTCCGCCCAGCGTGACGGCCGCGTGGCGGAAACGCTTCGGGAGGGTGGTGTCGGGGGCGAGCGACTGGACCAGCTCGACAGCGCGGGGGCCCTGCACGGCGATCAGGCCGACAGCGTCGGAAATGTTCTCCAGCTTGACCTCGTAACCCTCGGCTTGCGCCTGAAAATGGGCGAAGTCCTTGTCGATGTTGGAGGCATTGACCACCACTAGGAAGTCCTCCGCGCCCCGGCGGTAAACGATCAGGTCGTCGATGGTGGCTCCGTTTGCGGCGCACAGGGGGGAGTACACGGCCTTGCCTGCGGGGGTGCCCGCGATGTGGTTGGTCAGGGCGTGGTCGAGGAACTGCTCCGCCTGCGGGCCGCTGACCACAAACTCGCCCATATGGCAGACGTCGAAAAAGCCGCAGCGCTCGCGCACGGCCATGTGCTCCTCGATGATTCCGGCGTAGCTGACGGGCATTTCCCACCCGGCGAAGGGCACGCAACGCGCCCCCAGTTGCTTGTGGAAGTCGATGAGGGGAGTCTGTTTCAGGTCGGACATGGCAAAAGTTGAAGTGTCTGTTTTTTTGTGGCGAAAGCGTCTGCAAATGGCAAAGGCGGATTTTAACGATCTGCCCCCGCGTTGGTCAACTTCACCCCTCTACGTTGGCGGCGGGCCGCCGGGGGGCGTTTTTGACGGGAAAATAAATCGTTGCCAGCGCCGGGCTTATGCAAGCTGCGGCTTGCGGGCGCAGAATAGGATTGATTTCAGGCACCTTGAAGATTGCCTGATTGTCAGACAATCCTAAACCGCTTCCTCTTTTATCTACATGTCCCAGCCCGACCGCGAACACGCCCGCGACTATATTCCCGCCAGTGAAGAAGACTTCCAGACCATGCTGGAAACCGTTGGCTCGAAAGACCTTGCCGACCTCTACCGGCACATCTCGCCCGAGGTGAAGTTTGCCGGGGCACTGCCGCTCCCGCCCGCCGAGGCCCACGAGAACCTCCTCGACCGTCTGGGCGAGCTGGCCGACATGAACCCCGCTCGCGAGTCCTACATCGGCGACGGGCTGCCGAATTTCCGGCAAATGCCGATTGTGGCCGAGGTTTCCGCCATCCGCAACCTGACCACGGCCTACACCCCGTACCAGCCCGAGCGCAGTCAGGGGACGCTGCTTTGTCACTGGATTTACCAGTGTCTGATGCGCACGTTGACCGGCTTCGAGGCCGTCAACGCCTCGCTCTACGACCGCTCGACCGCGCTCTTCGAAGCTGCCTGCGCCGCCGTCCGGCTCAAGCGCAAGAGCAGCGTCGTCATCGTCTCGGAGGCCATTTATCCCGGTGACCGCGAGGTGCTCGAAACCCTGGCTGCCGACACCGAGGTGGAAATCCGCTGGGCTCCGCGTGACCTCTCCACCGGGAGACTCGACCTGGAGGCGTTGAGAAAACTCGTCGCCGAGGCGGGCGAAACCCTGGCCGGTATTGCTTTTCCACAGATCAACGACCTCGGCCTGATCGAGGACGTGGACGCGCTGACCGACCTGGCCCACGAGGCTGGGGTGCTCGCCATTGCCATGATCGACCCGATCCTGCTCGGCACGGGCGGGCTCAAGCCCCCGACCGCTTACGGTCAGGCCGGGGCCGACATCGTGGTGGGCGAGGCTCAGCACCTGGCGCTGGCCCCGAACTTCGGCGGGCCGGGACTGGGGCTGTTTGCCGTGCGCCACAACAGCGAGGTGCCCAACCACGTACGGGCCACACCGGGCCGCTACGTGGGCAAGGCCCGCGACGGTGAGGGGCGCGACTGCCGCGTGGCCGTCATGTCCACCCGCGAGCAGCACATCCGCAAGGACAAGGCCACCTCCAATATCTGCTCGAACCAGGCTTTTATCGCCACGCTGGCCGGGGCCGCACTGCTTGAGCGCGGCGAAGAGGGGATGGCTGCCGTCACCGCCGCCGCCCGTGAACGCGCCCGCGAAGCCGCCGCTGCGCTCTGCGCGCTGGAGGGCGTCGAGTTGCTCTACCCGGAGGCTCCTTTCTATAATGAAGTCACGCTCAAGCTCAGCCGTCCGGTGCAGGAAGTGCTCCGGGCCGGGCGCGAAGCCGGGCTTCACCTCGGGGTCGATGTCAGCTACCGCGTGGCCGGGCAGACGAACCTTTTAAAACTTTCCTTCTCCGACCTGCACGCCGAGAGCACGAACCTGATTGCCTGCTTCGAACACCTGTTCGGCCCGGCGAAGAAACAGGCCGCACTGCCCGCCATCCCCGAGTCCGCCCTGCGAGAAGGCGCCACCGGGCTGCCGAGCTTTGGCTACGAGGAAGTGCTTGCGTACTACCGCCGCCTGGGGGCGCTCAACGTCAGCCCCGACGACAGCCCGTATCCGCTGGGCTCGTGCACGATGAAGTACAACCCGCTCGTCAACGACGAGGCAGCAGCGTTGCCGGGCTTTACGCAGGCGCACCCGCAGGCCCCGACCGAGGACGTGCAGGGCTGCCTGAAGCTGCTTTTCGAGATTCAGGAGTGGTTCAAGGGCATCACCGGGTTGGCCGGGCTCACCACTCAGCCGCTGGCCGGGGCGCAGGGCGAACTGGTTGGTTTAAAGCTTTTCCAGGCTTACCACCGGGATCATTCCCAGCACCGCCGCGACGTGATCCTGATCCCGCGTTCGGCGCACGGGACGAACTTCGCCACTGCCGCGATGGCGGGCTTCACGCCGCGTCCGGGGGCCAACCCCAAGGGCGGCATCGTGCTGCTGGAGGCCGGCGACGACGGCCAGATCGACCTGGCCCAACTCGACCAGATGATCGCGCTCTATGGCGACCGCATCGCCGGGGTGATGATTACGAACCCGAATACCAGCGGCATCTTTGAGGTGAATTTCAAGGCCATCGCGGACAAGATCCACGCCATTGGTGGTCTCGTCTATATGGACGGCGCGAACATGAACGCCATCGCCGGTTGGGTCAACCTGGGCGCGATGGGCGTGGACGCCGTTCACAACAACCTGCACAAGACCTGGACCATCCCGCACGGTGGCGGTGGCCCCGGCGACGCCATTGTCGCCGTGAGCGAGCGCCTTCTGCCGTACCTGCCCGGCCACCAGATCGTGCAGGACGGGAGCGGCTCCTATGTGCCGATCAAGGCTCCGCGCTCGATTGGCTCTTTCCACCGGCACTGGGGCAACTTCGGGCACAAGATCCGTTGCTATACCTACCTGCTGCGGCTCGGCGGCGAGGGTATTCAGCGCATGTCGGCGACCGCCGTGCTGGCTGCCCGCTACCTTTTTGAGCGCACACGGGGCGAATACGCCACGCTGCCCGCAGGCACGGCGGAGCTGCCGCGCATGCACGAGTTTATCCTCACCCTCAAGCCGGAAGACTTCGCCCGGGTCGAGGCGGCGGGCGTGGCCAAGACCTCGATCATGTCCAGCCTGGGCAAGCTCTTTCTCGACTTCGGTTTCCACGCCCCCACGGTGGCCTGGCCCGAAATGCTCGGCATCATGTTCGAGCCGACCGAGAGCTACACCAAGGCCGAACTTGACCGCCTGGCCGACGCCACTCTGGCCATCCTCGAACTGGTTCGTGAAGACCCCGAACTGCTCAAGCGTGCGCCGCTGACCACGCCCACCTCCCGCATCGACGAAGTG from Ruficoccus amylovorans includes these protein-coding regions:
- a CDS encoding phytoene desaturase family protein, which encodes MAERYDTIIIGAGFAGLSAGIRLAQFQKRVLILESHVLPGGLNSYYFRGKGQLYNSGLHTVTNFNARNRRWGFGLICRNLGIDARDFRLAPPKHPSALQTPAGELLFGNDLEILRGSVRDKFPAEIGAFDRFCEDLKKPQDAPTLQRAGSRELLGEYFNDPHLIDLLEMPVYIYGGYREGQIDAATFGTVFRSIFLEGCGSPPDIKHVLDLLIARFKSLGGELKFRRRVARILSEDGRFRGVELADGTQIEAGACLSSAGLAETGLLAGETWGRSGDLSVFETVVAMNRPLDQLGVDRTLLMVSLEPEFHWRAPEGRQEYFHLTLAASDNYAFAEAPSVHHLKIGCFQSGTHWLGLDAETYQHEKNRLEEKMLGELTARFPGLLDEPAAHHESLTPKTVVHYTSHLNGGIYGGSVKSFDGGTPLPGLFVIGNDQAGIGIMGALTSGVIVANYKIILPGQ
- a CDS encoding acyl carrier protein — encoded protein: MTKDEIKQIVLDIIAEIAPDEDLSDVKPEVRLRDQLDLDSMDFLDIVMELRKQHGIEVPEEDYPKLASLDSCADYLEPKFAALKA
- a CDS encoding beta-ketoacyl-[acyl-carrier-protein] synthase family protein, which gives rise to MQQSTRIVITGLGLTAPNGNTLSEYRQNLLDGVARLQNIEIRHMGQVHAGVCDFDPLKYQKRKELRNGTRAGSIAIYCAREAVADSGLDLDSLDKSRIGVYLGITEHGNVETENEIFNISQFNYDTKFWTHHHNPRTVANNPAGEVTMNLGITGPHYTIGAACAAGNAGLIQAAQMLMLGECDLALAGGISESIHTFGIFAGFKNQGALAVHEDPNKASRPFDQDRNGIVVSEGGCIYVVERLEDALARGATIYGEIAGWCINSDATDAVLPNPERQAQCMRQALARAGMEPGDISIVNTHATATKQGDIQEMTAVREVFGGCENTWVNNTKSFIGHAMGAAGALELAGNLPSFDDGVVHPTINVDNLDPSCEFPTLVLNEPKKAGRIDSILNNSFGMLGINSALIIKRYDAATQ
- the gcvT gene encoding glycine cleavage system aminomethyltransferase GcvT, whose product is MSDLKQTPLIDFHKQLGARCVPFAGWEMPVSYAGIIEEHMAVRERCGFFDVCHMGEFVVSGPQAEQFLDHALTNHIAGTPAGKAVYSPLCAANGATIDDLIVYRRGAEDFLVVVNASNIDKDFAHFQAQAEGYEVKLENISDAVGLIAVQGPRAVELVQSLAPDTTLPKRFRHAAVTLGGLECRLSRTGYTGEDGFEVFCAAGDTLALAKLLTAAGEPFGAQWCGLGARDSLRLEAGFPLYGHELSETITPIIAGLGWAVKLDKPHFTGREALGEQAMDANLPRVRFFTLEGRRIAREGTEVLDAENKVVGKVLSGTLSPVRNQPIGSALLSDESELPLRVELRGHTAEMTLLEPPLHK
- the gcvPB gene encoding aminomethyl-transferring glycine dehydrogenase subunit GcvPB yields the protein MSQPDREHARDYIPASEEDFQTMLETVGSKDLADLYRHISPEVKFAGALPLPPAEAHENLLDRLGELADMNPARESYIGDGLPNFRQMPIVAEVSAIRNLTTAYTPYQPERSQGTLLCHWIYQCLMRTLTGFEAVNASLYDRSTALFEAACAAVRLKRKSSVVIVSEAIYPGDREVLETLAADTEVEIRWAPRDLSTGRLDLEALRKLVAEAGETLAGIAFPQINDLGLIEDVDALTDLAHEAGVLAIAMIDPILLGTGGLKPPTAYGQAGADIVVGEAQHLALAPNFGGPGLGLFAVRHNSEVPNHVRATPGRYVGKARDGEGRDCRVAVMSTREQHIRKDKATSNICSNQAFIATLAGAALLERGEEGMAAVTAAARERAREAAAALCALEGVELLYPEAPFYNEVTLKLSRPVQEVLRAGREAGLHLGVDVSYRVAGQTNLLKLSFSDLHAESTNLIACFEHLFGPAKKQAALPAIPESALREGATGLPSFGYEEVLAYYRRLGALNVSPDDSPYPLGSCTMKYNPLVNDEAAALPGFTQAHPQAPTEDVQGCLKLLFEIQEWFKGITGLAGLTTQPLAGAQGELVGLKLFQAYHRDHSQHRRDVILIPRSAHGTNFATAAMAGFTPRPGANPKGGIVLLEAGDDGQIDLAQLDQMIALYGDRIAGVMITNPNTSGIFEVNFKAIADKIHAIGGLVYMDGANMNAIAGWVNLGAMGVDAVHNNLHKTWTIPHGGGGPGDAIVAVSERLLPYLPGHQIVQDGSGSYVPIKAPRSIGSFHRHWGNFGHKIRCYTYLLRLGGEGIQRMSATAVLAARYLFERTRGEYATLPAGTAELPRMHEFILTLKPEDFARVEAAGVAKTSIMSSLGKLFLDFGFHAPTVAWPEMLGIMFEPTESYTKAELDRLADATLAILELVREDPELLKRAPLTTPTSRIDEVAANRDLCVSEQLAELPPLPADRVPLDQITAMSIPELAASLREAASV